The following nucleotide sequence is from Archocentrus centrarchus isolate MPI-CPG fArcCen1 chromosome 18, fArcCen1, whole genome shotgun sequence.
ACAGGTAGCTCCTGAACTTCTCCGTAACTGCCCACTTGAGTGCTAGCAGCTCGAGtttcatgctgctgtaatttTGATCATTCTTCTCAGCCCCTCTGAGCCTCCGGCTCGCATAGGCTATCACCTTCTTCCCACCTGCTTGTTCCTGGTACAGAACAGCACCTAATCCTAGGCTGCTTGCATCTGTCTCAAGGATAAAAGGTAAGGTGAAGTCTGCATAGCCTAGTGTGGGAACACTGGTTAGTCTGTCCCTCAGCAGCTCGAAAGCTTCTTGACACATTTGTGTCCAGACTGACCTGAACATCTTGTTAGCCTTCATCTGGCTAGTCTCTCTGATGCATGCAttcacagcatcatgaaggGGCCCTGCGATCTTGGAGAAACCTTCAATAAACCTCCTGTAGTAACTGCAAAGGCCTAGGAAGGCACGAAGCTCTCCTACAGTACTGGGGATGGGCCACCGTTTTACAACACTTATCTTGTCAGGGTCCGGGCCTATGCCTTGGGCTGAGACTGAGTGACCAAGGAACCTGACCTCAGGTTAAAGGAAGTGACACTTCACCATTTTGACCTTCAACCCTGTCTCCCTCAACCTTTTCAGGACCCTCTCTAACCTCACCAGGTGGTCCCGGAATGTTGATGAGAACAccagcaagtcatccaggtaaatcagtacagtctgaaaCACCAAGTCACTCATTGTTGCCTGCATGAGCCTCTGAAATGTGGCAGGCGCTTTGCATAATCCAAAGGGCATTCTCTTATATTCATACAGGCCAAAGGGTGtggtaaatgcagttttgtgcCTATCTTTCTCATGTACTGCAACTTGGTGATATCCGCTAGCCAGGTCAATCGTTGAAAAGAATCTGGCGCCACAGAGTGCATCCAGACTTTCGTCGATGCGTGGGAGCGGAAACGCATCCCGCCTGGTCTTCGCGTTTAGCCTCCTGTAGTCTACGCAAAGTCTTAGCCTACCATCCTACTTGCGTAccagaacaacaggtgaagcataGGAGCTTGAACTCTCCTGGATTACCCCTTTCCTAAGTAGCTCTGAAATATGCTCCCTAACTTCCTGGTACTGGTTGGGTGGTATACGGCGGTAGGGCTGGGAGACAGGCATCTCCTCAACCACCGGGATCTCATGTTTCACTCGATCAGTGAACCCCAGGTCCTCATCATGCACAGCAAACACATCTGCATATCTCTTCAAGAGCGACCCGAGCTCTACTTTCTGCTCTGGGCTGCCGCCACAGTGCAGCCGATCTAGAAAGCTCTGTATGTCACTGGCTGATTTTTGACTGTCCCTCTGACTAATGCTAACTTCCTCCAGGTCAGCAGAAATCCGCTGAAACTTAACCTCATAGAGGTCATCTTCCACATGATGGCACTGGCTGAGAATGCCTAGCCTGGTTTTTGGTGACAACCAGATATCCTCCTGTGAGAGGTTAATAACCTGAACCGGAAACACAGATCTGTTGGATGAGACGGCAGTTGGAACAACCATCAACCCACAAGGCAGTGGTGAATTTCCTTGCTCGAGCAGCATAGTGGAGTTGCCGCTGGACTGTCCCTTGCGCCCCCTTGCACGGAGTGTGGCAACAGACATGGCAGGTACACGCACCCTGTGCTTATAGCAAGCCGGGCAATGGATGTCTTTTCAACTAGCTCCGCCTCTTGTACCCTACGGCAAGCTTCCCTCCAGATGGGATCCAACTTCCCATCCAGAGCTACATCAAACTCTGTGTGTATCAGCTGCCGGCATCTCTTAGCAATGTTCATTCCAATTATGCCAGGTACCGAAGGGTCTGGCTCCTCGTTGTCCCCATCTTTGATTATCAAGAAACCACACTCAGGGAGAGCTACCCCAAGAACTTGTATGTCTAGCTCGACATAGCCCAAGTAGGGGAGCGGCAGTTTATTGGCTGCAGTCAGTTTGAGCCATTTAGCAGTACAGTGCATGTCCTCGTCTCCTCCATGGAGGTGGTTTCTGAAGAAACCCTCAGTCAGAGTGCTTACGTTACTTCCTGTGTCCAGTATACACCTAAGGGGGACACCCCCTATCTGAACATCTAATTCAGGACACTTGCCAACAGCCTTTTCCAGAAAACGTTCTTTGGTTAAAATGCTCTCTGAGCCTTCTGACCTTCCTCGCATTGCTCGGCTCACAGCAATGGAGGGTTCCTGTTTCCCTGCACCGTGAAGCTAGGTGCAGCAGGTGACTGACTTTCTGTCTTCCGTGGGGCAGTACCATCTGTTGTTCCAGCACAAGGAGATAAATTTCACCCTACTGCAATTAATTAGTGGATATAAGTGGACAGACAGCAGGTAAAATGTCTTCCTTTTTGATGTCATTGAGAGGTGAAAATATTATAAGGActgttttgatatttgttttattgtatgctCATTACAGAACATGTATGTTGTCCTGTGAACAGAAGGAATTGTTTAAGAATTATAATCATATTATGAAGTATAAGGTATAATCAGAGCTGAATAGGTTAGTGACAGTTAGGGTGCGGCTTGATGGAAAGCAGGGACAGATAGAAAAGGAGGCCTTGGAGGGAAAAGAACTCCTTATATGGTAAGGCAACTTAGGGGTACAAGAGCAGAGGGGGAGACAGAAACGGACAGACTACATTGCaggttgagagagagagagacgcttAGAGAGTGGTAAGGAAAAGCTTAATGTGgtctccaagcatgcttgtaAAATCATTATGaatctgcattattattattactatttttgtattctgagtgtgttttaataaatttaataacGAAACTGAAAGTCTGACCTTTACCGTCTTTTTTCAACGAACCCGGGGGTGGGACGAAGGATTCCCGTCATCCAACATCATGTTTGTACTTGTGGCCAGTTTTGAATCTCCAGTTAACGTAGTAAGCACATCTTTTTAAACTGTGGGAGACCACAAACTCCACAGAAAGGCTGTCCTGCAGTAAGGCCACAGTGCTGACCATTACACCACTCCAATCTCATCCCAAAGCAGAGCAGCTACTGTAAAATATGCAATAGAATATGTGCAAGTACTGTAGCTCCtttaagagcttttttttttttttttttagcagtgttgCAATAGATTATAGTGATGACTGAGTAATCATTTCAGTTAATCTTCTGTGTCACTCATCTCAAGTGataatgtgaaatgtgtttcCTGTGAATACAGCTGAACTTCATTGAGTGCAGGTCAGCGTCCACGCTGCTGTCTGAAGTCTCCGTTAATCTTTAAAAGGTGAAATTTACATTTAGAGACCtgtaaaaaaactttttcataaAGAAGTAAAGCTAACACGTCACAGCATAACGTTTTAAATATGGTGTTTCTACAGAAGGGAGGACACAATAGTTTTGGCCATACTAGTGGCACAGCTCCGTGGATGAACGTGTGTGTTCACCACTTTGACCCACGTAGGAAAACTTTTGCTACTTTTGATTGACATTTCTTTGAGGGACATTTTTTTGATAACAGAAATGTGGCACACATCCCACTGAAGATGAATTGCTGTCTCTTTGTTGGCTCTGCAGTCACATTTGCTCCATGGGAACATTCACTGGAAACCAATGAATAGATCTAAGAGCAAGAATAATAAACGCTTGACTCAAAAATGCTTCACTgcaaataaatgtgattttctttgtgcaaaatatgcagataacACCCCTTCTTGTCCTCCCCTTTCACATTAGAAACCGCAAACATTAAACTATACTATTGAAGTAGTATGATGCACTCTTGCTAATaatcaacaaaagaaaaataaaatgcttacTGTATCGAagtaactcaaaaaaaaaaccactcatTACTACTGAGCTCTGCAGAAGAGCACTTCTGAATGCACGGTGACAAACTGTCTTTCTGACAAATCTGCTTTGTTGAGCTGCTCTCAGCTATGCTGCAAGGCATCATTTTTATTGCTCGATCTCTTTAAAAGTGACAGCTTTGACTTATCCAAGGCAGGAAGACCCAAGACAGACAGAATACCACTCAAAATCAGAATCACAGCAGTTTAAACTGGAGCTGCTAATATATGTTTTTGATTTGCAACATCAGAGatctttaaataaaagcaaagcagtTTAATGACTTGGAATAAAACTTTTTCAAGTGTGACACTTTTACTGTCAAGTGAAACCAGATTTAATGGCAGACTGCCGAGCTTCAGCCACtctctttttattgtttgtctgatgtttcttttgtctgcttagaataataataataaaaaaggttATTTAGTAGTTATAATAAATAATCATAAGAAGAAATTATTCAACAACCTCCAGATTTATTGAGGCAGCTTTCAtcttaaaaaagcaaacatgacACAATCACTGCTCACAGTTATCACAACTTAATAACAAGGGAACATGTAGAGACATCTGCACGTGCAGTGAATAAGAGCATTGCTGtttgaaaaagacaaacaaaaaacaaacccaaaacccAAAGAAAATCATACTTTAGATAAAATATATCCataaaaaaagaagttaaattTGAACACAGGCTGAGGGATGAGCTTTCCAACACCCCGTTCTTGACTGTTTCCAGAAAACGCTTTAATCTGGATGAGAacttggaaaataaataaatatggaaaataATACATTTGATATTAAATATGTTCACATGTTGCTGTCAGTTATACCTCCTAGTGTACAAAGCTGTGCCGCTCCTCCTTATTTTTCAACACCTAATGTAATAGTGCTAAATATGCAAAGTGCATCAGGATGATTTTGGCACTGTGGTTCATGCTGTGGGTGCTGCTGTGGGTCCTGCTGTGggtgctgctgtggttgtttgtTGGCTGACAGTGATATGGTCCCCACTTTTCAGCTCCTTCCTGTGAAGAGAATATATCAGAGAGATGAGACCTTGAAGCTCCTGATGTAGTGAAAAGACTCATAACGCAATTACTTTAACACACTTaagcagtttccagttctttTGTCTTCTGTAAGAATTTCTGAGCTTCTAATGAGCAAAATTATCTGGTAAAGTAAGAGTGggtctgaaaaaaacaaagaaataaacttCCTGCAGCAGAACTTTGGTTgctaaaagttcaccatcctgTTAATCACTTCATATCCTCTCAGATTTATCTTGTGTCCCAGAAGGAGTTTTCACCCTCAGCTGGGAAACGCTGCTCTAAAACCACATTTAACCTCTATTTGGATGAAGATCCACATTAAACGTGTTACTTGcttttcactttgtttcatGCATGTGTAATTGCTGATGTGCAGAGCCTCACGCTGATGATGTTCCTGTTTTAACCTTTCAGACTTCCTCCCATCTAATTAGTTCCACAGTGAGCTCAAATAttctatgtaaaaaaaataaataaataaaaaacaactttacTTTCTGACTTACATTCTTCGCAGCACTGCTGTGGTGAATTTTGCCTCAGGATCGAGACACCGTTCTGTCCCATCCTTCAGTGTGACACTACAATAGAAGAAAACTTTGATGTAAACACATTCTAAACAATGTTTATTAATGGCTGAGCTCTTATTATTTATGCGCTTCTGTCACTGTGGGTACTTACATGACTTGTCTCTTATTGCAGTATGGACGAGGACCAAACTCCTGGACACCAGTGATGAGAGAGGGATTTACAGGCTTACTGGTCGTCAAACACCGGCACTTTGGAATAACTGGAAAAAGTTGGAAGTGATAAGTAATGTTGATTAGCTGCAGTTTCAGcttgcaaaaaaagaaacatatttatatttaacttCATAATTTAGCTCCTTTCAAGCTGCATAAATACACCAAAGTTTACCCTCATCCAATAAAATCCATTTACCTAGTGAAGTGCAGAAGGCCATGCAGGCCAGGAGAATGATGCACTGGATTGCAAGACTTGTCTTCATCTTAAAGGTTATAAATTAGTGAGTGGAGGGATCTACTGAAGGCTCAGTCTTCAAGTGATTTGCTCTCCTTGGATTTGAAGGATCTCTTCTGCTGTGTCTCGTCTTTGCTTCCTGAGCTGCCTGAGTGAGCAGTGAATGTGATGTTCATGTTCTCTGCACCTCTTTTTATACACTCCCACTTTGCTGGACTCTGGCCAACTAGGATTTCCTAGGaagtggctgaaaaaaaaaatctaatttcaaTCCTCCCACAGTGGAGCTGTGGGAGGATTGTGTTTAAACTTTTTATGTCTGCCTACTTGTAAGAAGTTCCTGTGTGACCTGTTGAGACACGTCTGTCTTCACGTGTCATTCGTATCTGTTGAAACTGATgtcaaatttcacctggtttCACTCCAGTCAGACAATCTTTTTTTGTGGTGCACACAAGATAACCTGTCAACCTCTATGCTGTTATAGACAGGCGTGACCTGTCCACAGGAACTTCAGCTCATTTTAAACAAATCCAAATGGACTGtatttgtcatgtcctgggccggtggcccagtgtgttatgttttcttggtgtttctgttattttctcggtttctatgttgtcatcttgttctacatgttttcctggtgtctagtctgcgtctgcgtctttgtctcccccttctggcttcctgttttactttgatggtcgtctgttccttgtcttcagttttgctttccccccgttagggtaatcataatcacctgtgtgcccacctgtttcctcttccctcatcagcccttctgtgtatttaagtcttgtgtttcccatgctccttgtcgcgtcgttgatgttattgtgcctgcgtgtgaCGTTGTGTGCccatgtgttcctgtgctccctgtgtctgcccgtcgtctcccttccaaggtttttgtatttgtttttccctatgtaaataaatacccttttaagtgatgtttacctctggtgtcctgcgtggttgcccttcctcgcctgtttcctccccggccatgacagtattttgtctctttttcactTATAGagttgtctgtgtttttcaaGGTGTCATGATTTAGCAGTTTAGCAGACCCAAAGAGCAGGTGACAACCATGCTTACGATGCTTAGTATTTATTAGTTACAGTGAGGTGAGGACAAGAAACAACTGGGGATGGGGAACCAGGTCTGACCAGACATGGGGAGCTTCTGCGGAGAAAGATCATTAAACAGAGCCAGTTAGTAACAGGATGGTGTGGGTGTCGGTGAAGATATCCTTACTTGAAAGGTGCAAACAAGCAAAGCTCAGGGGGAGACTGAAGAGGCCAGCGGGGTCCGAGGCAGGCTGCTGGGTGTTGGTGCAGGGTGGCCAGGTTGGGTGACTGAACTCAAAaccagagaaagagagagagacggtgGCAGATCCTCAGAGAGGCAAGCTGGGCTTCTCCAGCAGGTTTCTGGACAAAGACAAGAGATTTAGATCAGGCATCCTTTAACAAGGGGGGGGCAGAGAATAGCAAAAACCTGAGCTTCACCAGGATGAATGAACTGGTGGAGGACAACTGCCACAACTGGTCCTTAAATACCCAGCCACAAATGAACTGATGTCTCACAGGTGTGACTCCGACAGCCCAGGGAAACACCAATCCTGCCCATCTCACCACCTAAAAATTCAACGCAGAGAATAAACACCCCCGCACAAAGCCCAAACCCTGACACAAGgtgcatgttttgtttgtttgttctacTGTCAGTTTAGGGGTGGGCATTTAATTTTCCCAAGTTTTGTTCAATATTAATTTGATCTCTTTACAAACTGCTACTGATAAGAGTAGATATGCATGAATAGATGTGCAAGAACaaaatgtgcatatttgtgCAAAATTTGAAAGGCTGTCTCTATTTTTCTTCATCTGCAGCTTTTCcgatattttttcttgtttggaAACCTAGTCTGTTTTGGGCTTTAACAACTGCATGAACATCAGGTTAACTGTCTGAGGTGGAAATGTGAAGTACAGCAGACAGGTGACTGTCACCGAGAGAGGATCTGTACCTGGATTTGTTGAATTTAATCACTGAAAATGTTTGCTCACATAAGAAGATAAATCCAGAGAGAACCAGCATCTTCTGAACATGTCTCCTCATGTGTGGAAAGTTCTTTTCTTTGAGAAAAGAATAAACATCCAGCAGTCCAGAACCAAGGAGACAACAAGCTCAAActgtctgctttgttttctgaCTGAAGCTCCAGATTTCCTGCAGTGTCTTCATTCTGTTTTGTTACGGTTCACCTGGTGAGGGGCACATTCTCAAACATGTCTTTTTTCTGAGGGCACATTAGCCCAGCAGAGTCCACCAAACACTCTTTGATGAACTTCCCATCAGGGAATTGCctgctgtttttgcagttttgcaggAAATCACAGAGCTGGTCTTGACTCCTCCATCCCTTCATCTATAGAGCTCATCAACTTTAATGTTCTGCTCTAATGCAGATGCCATTGCTGTCATCACATGATTGTAGAATGGAGCTTTGATCACTAACATGTGCTCATATTTGGTGACCTTATTTAACACCGTAGTCATCTTCTGAGAACGACTGTGGAattcaaattaaatatattttgacatCTACCTTGCGTCACTGTTGGCTTGCAGTCAATAGTAATACTCTGGAAATGATATCAGTTGTTGTGGCTCCAGTAAAACTGAGAGCTGGATTAAAATGAAGCATTGCAACAGTAACTATCTCTTTCTTAGCTTGAGTGAAATGATAGTTGCACATCCACAGACACCCACTTACCACATTCCTCTTTCGTGACCCAAGCAAACCATAAAGAGAGATTCTTTTGAAATACTGGGTTTTGCAATGACAAGAGATTTTCCAGTAACTAGCAAGTGGAGACAGTTATGACTAATGCTAGCCTGGAGTCAAATTATCTTTCAGTCCTACCAGGTAAGAAATGCGTGGGCAACAGTTCTCTTTGGAGTCTCTTTTGCCACCTACCACTCTGTAAATATGGATGGGGAAGTAATTATCTGATTTCCTGCCGAATTTGTAGGATTGCTCACTTACAAATAAATGTCTCCAATTTTTATGGCCATTTCATTTTAacggagagagacagaatatcaaccaaaaatccagaaaaaacacattacataaaagttataaattgatttgcatgtcactgagcAAACGTCTTATTTCTCCAACTGGATGTAATCAGACACCACCACTGGGTCTTGTAACCTCACTTCATGGGCTGAAATGATAATTAATGCTTGAATTGAACTTTACTGGAGAATGTGctctattaaaataatttacataatTTATACATTGAAATGTTGGCAAATGTAGGAAATACAAGATTCCTATATATAAACTCAGACTGCAAACTCAAGTTGATGCCCAATCTGTTATTATAGTTCACTCTACTTCaaatttttgatattttatatttttcacatttatattATTGCACACTCATTGCAAATGTCCAGAAAGGCATTCAACGCATGACAACCATGCAAAACACAGCATCCCTTTGATTGAGCCAATCAAGGACCAATCCTCAGGGCAATGACTTCCCCGGCTTTTGCTCACTTTGCCCAGTATTCTTTCTAAGagtattaaattattaattaataatgacagtttataaaggatctttttttctttcatttttatgttcaTTTACTGTGTCCAAGTCCAGTTGACTATAGAATATTTAGTAacgaggaaatttcatgactggacttgttgcacaggtggcatcctacaGTAtcctggaattcactgagctggaTCACCTGAagtcaatgatttggatgggtgcgTGAATACTACTGGCAATACGGTGTATCTATTTAAAACATATTGTTTTGGTTAAATGTtatattaattaaaatgtagCCACAGATAACTGATTTGAGAGTTTTGTGTTTTAGATATAATCCCACTGTTGCAGTCTCATTCACTCCAGTGCAGTTTGTCTGTTTCCTCAGCTCTTCAGTTCCCAAACTTCAAATATCTTCCTTCACATTTGGAGTGCAAGAACAAAAATCCAACAAAATGTGAAGCAGTGATGTCCCTGTCAGTAGCTTAATGGTTACATCTTCACCAGCGGTGTACAACACACCATTTCATGCCGTGTTCAACTTCAATGATGCTGGGAGATGTTTGGAACCATTGCACAATATtgaaaaaaagatttgattCACACAGATGTATCATGTTTGTGCTTAATGACTGCCAGCATAAaagctaaaacattttttgtgtaACAAATGAACAGTGCTGTGTTGACACTCCACCATTCGCAGCCTATGGAATAGCTGGCGGCGTCAGTGTCAAACCCGTAAACATTCAACTTTCTTTAGTGTGTAGAGTAAGGAAAGTATTTCCAAGCAGTAGTtgtatgctgttttttttttgtttgtttttaaatttgactGAATTACATTATTTTGTGTATGGTATTACAGTATAACAGAGAACATACTTTGGTAGTCATATATGGTCTTTGAGTGCCTACTAGTGGCATTTCACCTTTCCTGCAGTAAATATCTGTGAGCAGAAGGCTAGACAAGATAAAAGATAATCGTTTTGACAGCAGTGACTTTGGTGACAGAATGGATGTCCGGTGTCGTAATGTTGGTGGTTTAATCTCAGGCTACTCTTGTCCCACGATGCACTGCATCATTAGCTAGAGCTGTATCATGCACAAGAAATCACACTTGGAATTTATCCCAGGAGCTACAGACTCTAGTTCACTGGTAACTGTTCAATAAGGACAAAAATGCAGATACACACCTTTTCAGACTTGCTAACAATTTATACATCATAACTCTGCAGAGTGCATCACGTTCAAACCGTGCCAGATTTACCCTGAAGGCAGGCATGTTTCATCATGGAAAGCTGTTCCATGATGCACAGGAAGTCCCTAAAAGTAAGTGAAAGTTGATGCTCAGATAGATTCCAAAGAAAAGATTAGGACAGTTGGAGCAGCATGTAGGAAAGCACAAGTTTAGTCACCCTCACATATTGGATGGATATGACAGTGCCTTAGGCCTTTTATCCCCCTTTGTGCGCCCATCTTCTAGAAACCTTGGCGTCATTTTTGATACTGCTCTGAAATTTGATAAACAGATTCGCTCGGTAGTCAAGacatgtttctttcatttaagacttttaagtaaaataaagagATATCTCCCACCACCGAACCTGGAGAGAGCATTTCATGCTTTCATCACCAGTCGCCTGGACTATTGCACCTCGTTTTATGTGGGATGTGAACAGCGTCTTTCCAATCGCCTACAACTAGTTCAAGatgcagcagcacagctgttGACAGGCACCAAACGGCGTGATCACATTTTGCTCATTTTAGCCTCTCTACACTGGCTTCCTATTTCTTTTtgaatccagtttaaaatacTATTTCTAGTTTTTAAGAGTCTAAATAGATTAGCACCTgtttatttaactgaattgtTGAGGTCCTACATCCTGATAAGAGAACTGAGGTCCTCCGATCAAAAGCTACTGACCAGATACAAATCTAATCTCAAGAGTAGAGGGGATAGAGCCTTTGCCGTGGTTGTCCCTAAACTCTGGAATGACCTTCCTCTCCACACAAGAGAAGTTCATTCCCCTACCACTTTTAAAAAACTTCTTGAAACTTAT
It contains:
- the LOC115797517 gene encoding permeability factor 2-like; translated protein: MKTSLAIQCIILLACMAFCTSLVIPKCRCLTTSKPVNPSLITGVQEFGPRPYCNKRQVIVTLKDGTERCLDPEAKFTTAVLRRMKELKSGDHITVSQQTTTAAPTAGPTAAPTA